The window AGGACATGACCGGCTCCAGCCTGAATTCAGACCCCTGCTCCTTCAGCGAGACCATGGTCTCCCTGGAAGGCCACAGCCCGTAAAGCCCGATGCCGATCCGGGCCAGTTGCAGCCTGGTCTGGGGAAAGACCAGCGAGGCTGCGGTGCAGGCGATATGGTTCACATTTGCCTTGAAACCTTTTTTCTCCAGTTCATTCAGCATCTTCTGGTAACGCTGGAGCTGCTTGCCGGCGAAGCTTCTATCGGTGGTGTCCTCGATGTTGGCGAAGTGGGTGGAGTAGCCCTCCAGCGCCAGATTCTTTGACCCCTTGATCATTTTGGCCAGATGCAGCGCGCCTTTCAGATCAACCCCCTGGCGGTGGGTGCCGGTCTCTAATTTGATGTGGAGGAATATTTTCTTTTTGGTTTTCAACGATCTCAATTTTGCCAGGATTTCCCGGTTATAGACCGTCAGCCGCAGATCGTGAAGAACCGCGTCAGATAGTCTTGCCAAAGGAACGTAACCCAGCACCAGCACCGGGAGTTTTATTCCCTGGCGGCGCAATTTCAGGCCTTCGTCCGCCGAATTCACCGCCAGCCAGTCG is drawn from candidate division TA06 bacterium and contains these coding sequences:
- the alr gene encoding alanine racemase; the encoded protein is MQKTANSHRLIWVELDKKALLKNLKTFRSLLGQGTKLCPVVKSNAYGHGTLEAARIIQCSGLADWLAVNSADEGLKLRRQGIKLPVLVLGYVPLARLSDAVLHDLRLTVYNREILAKLRSLKTKKKIFLHIKLETGTHRQGVDLKGALHLAKMIKGSKNLALEGYSTHFANIEDTTDRSFAGKQLQRYQKMLNELEKKGFKANVNHIACTAASLVFPQTRLQLARIGIGLYGLWPSRETMVSLKEQGSEFRLEPVMSWKTRVAQVKMVPAGSYIGYGCTFRVSRRTKIAVLPVGYYDGYDRKLSNTAYVLIKGKRAPIRGRVCMNLCMADITDIPGVRPEDEVVLLGKQKNEKISAEQMAQWIGTINYEVVTRINPLLPRVVV